The nucleotide window aacaaacaaaaatttaaaaaaggacATTTTGGGGAAAGAAGTCTAATCTTTAAAATAGATGGTCTTGAAACTGTTGTTTAAATTTTTGATTGCAAGGTGAACGGACCCAATTAATATACACTGATCTTTGCTTAGTGCAGGTTTTAGAATAGTTTTAGACATGGAATTGTATATCATGGATGTAACGGAGGAAAAACATTGAGCGACACTTTTTGTAGGGCTCATTCTCTCTGGTTGAGTGAGGTGCTTAGAGAAGATTTTTACTACTTAGCTGTCTTGCTCCAAGTGGGATTGCAGAGACAGGCAAGGCTGTATGTAGAAGTTCTGGTGGAGATTCCACCTATGAGCTGTCCTTGGATCTCTGGACACAGGTATTGCAGAATACTTAAGGTGCTTCTAGCATAACTTTTATTCTGGTGAGCAGCTGCAGATCAGGTTCTTCCCTATAGATAGAGTCAAGCTTGTTCTGGGAAGGCAAAGAACCATTGCAGATATTTTGGCAAAGGGTAAAACTAACATAAGGAAAAGATGTGCAGTTTGTAGACTGTGGATTTCAGCATAGTATGTTTTCATCAGAGCTGTAGCCCTATgttgaaatgctttctgaagcCTTATGGAGAGTCTTCAGTTCTATCCTATAAATATATCTAAGTACTTGGATGTCCAGATAGTCACAGTTAGTCGATAAGCATAGCATAGAGTCCCAGCACTGCATAATACACAATACTGTCTTTTTAGGATCTCATTGCTATTCTCTTggtttctttcctgtttcacaCCAGTGATTCCTACTTGCTATGCTTTCTTCATACTAGTGATACTGAATTTAACTGTTTGATCTTCAGGACAGAGCCACTCTTTCTGTCTGTATGCAACTCCACAGTGATATTTTGATACTGCTGCCAATTGTGGGGACAAAAACAATCACAATAAACCTGtgaaataacacagaaatagAATTTTCCTTAAATTGAGAGCTCTTCTGTGATATTTCTAATCAACTAAGTATCTGATAAAAAAGCTATGTAGTGCTGAGTGCTGAATGGTTCTATCATACATGTCTGTGTCCTTTATTTGTATGCAAGTACTCATTCTACAGTTATTAATATGAAAAATCCTCTACTACTCAACTGGATTTTGCCCTCACGCTGACACCAAGCAGTGGTTTTATTCAGtgctcatctttttttcttcccactgttTCAGACTTCTCACTTATCCAGGCAAAGGATAAGGAAGTGTGATGGTGAGAATTCATCTCGCACCTGCAATTAATTCAGATGAGACTCTGAAACACATAGGATCCTAGAATTTGAGTGTgaataaacaaatgttttctcagaAAGCCGATCTGATTGAGGGATGATTTAGGACTAGTAAAAggagggctgtgtgctgagTAATTTATTTGCAGTCAGACTGGACTTCCCTTGAATTCTGCTACATTGAGCTTACGCACATTTCTTCTTATCACCTCATTTGTCCCCTGCTATTTCTTGCCTTAAATTATCAAAAACTTCTATTACAGTCAAGCTgtattctttttactttttaatacgACCACATCTTCTCTCTGTTCTGTCTACAATGcaaatttttctttagttttgaGTCTTTAAGAGCTTCAGAATGATGCTTTCTGTGCAGGGTTACCCTGTGCGACATGGGATGGCAGAGCAAACGTATCTTAGGAAATGTGAAGACAAACTGTGCATTTGGTGACTGAAAGAATGCACGTTTCTTATGTATTTAAGCATTAGCTTCAGTAAGTTTCACCTACGTTTGCTATCTTTCTTATAGCAACATGTTATCCAAAATGCAAAAATGGTGGAGAGTGCCTGAGACCTGGAAAATGCCGATGTCCACCTGGCTATGGGGGCAGATACTGTCATAAGGGTGAGTAAAACACAAGTGTTGGCATGGAAAGGCTCAAAGTTTGAGAACAGATTAAATGCATTTGGGACTTCTCAAATTCAGACTGTAATGCACTTTGAAATAATGACCTTAATTCCCTAGACCTCTGACTTTACTGTCAAAAAATGCGTTGCCAAAGCATGGATGTTCagccttttggcttgcctggacCACATTCAGTGAGAAGGAATTGTCTTAGGccacatataaaatacataggttgctctgaacataatgcctcctatttattttcaggaaaactaCAGTAGGTTCAAAGAGCACAATCACAGTATTTGATagggcaaattctcagctacacagtcaccaccattagctatgcatttttgcattttgaagaacaaaagcttgcatgcagtgcttgtaaaaatctgcaccagtggagatgagcacctgttgccactgctgaaacaccacccatcacctcactgtgctcacatccactgtttggtctccataaatcTTCAGCAAATGCTGATGAATGTCGgtagatgccattttttttttcacatgacagaactcagtgacacacctttgcttcatacacgcttccatgtcagatgccgtTTTGTCAGActggccctctgctgccatctgacacATGGCAACAAATTTAAGGGAACACTGGAAGGTTCACCCTCTTCTGCCATATCAGCAACATGACATTTCTGGTGTCATaggccagcataataaaacaggagacattacttttggaacagccttTATATGTAATATAGCTAATgtataacagcaaaaaaacattccattttttttacatttttttaaaattaaaacataaaaagagagcaacaaaatcataaaactagtgagatatttgaccttgtttttgtgaaactaatgcatcagtctGGCTCagtggcagtggctgcaattcttagtgagttctcaaggcgtttgtcagagatttttgatggaATTTTACTCTTattgtgcttcatccttgaaacagttgttcacaaacCTACGTACTGCCAAAAAAATGATGACATGAATATTGTGAAGCGAGGGATATTTCCTTCTGGTAAGAGAGATCTTATAAAggtctcattaaaaaaaagtaaaataaaaaatgatcatATTTTTGAGTCAGATATCTGATTGCATGTCAGTATACTCCATTTGAAAAATTGCAGGTAATGTAGttatgttgactgaaaataGAGTTGGAGCTATAACAAAAAATTGATGATCTTAACAACAATCTTAAAccctattctcaaattcctttatgaaaacagaaagtatgATTGCATATCTTTTGCTCTTTACAGGATTGTGTTTAGCTAACGTATCAAACTGCATagaattatttgccataacttgagctggcactgcagagcaCCCTCCCCATGTTCCCCTTTCAGCCCAGACAGTGCCAATCACACAGCGGtgtttggctgttgctgagcagtgagtGTGTGCCTGGGCTGGGCCACTCGACAGGGAAGAGCCACTGCCATGGTGGCATATGGGGCACGGGGTGGCTGCAGGGTGGGCTGGGCCACATGAGTGGGACATGCCTGAACTAGAGGGTCTGTGTGCTTGATAATGGTATGCAGTGTCTGTACTGAAAGTTATTGGGAGAATTTGAGATAATTTTGACTCTTGTAAATACAGTGTTGATGTGTTATGTGATattaaatgatttaaattcTGTTCAGTGATATAGCAGACTTCCTGAATAATCAGGTTTGAATAGATGGATATTAATGTGTTAGGTAGCTGAAACTGGTGTAGCATCTGTAAGATGGCAGTATTGAGGGCAAGCTGCTAAAGATACACATAGCAAGGTCTTGGTGATAGTGGAAGATATAAAGTGATAGTGATAGTGAGGAGTTATAAAGACCAATTTTTATGGTTTTGTGAAGCCTAATATATGCATGGGTTGGAAAGGGCAATCCAGGAAACGTTGCTAAGTTAGGAACTTATAAGACTATTGATGATAATTCTTGAGTTCTAGGATAAAGGGGGAAGCGAACTTGAAACAGTTTGAGGGGAAACCGGTGTAGTAAGCAAGATATTccagaaagtgaagaagaaatcatttttctttcagcaaaaaaaGCCTGTGACTCTTAGAAACTTACCATCAGTTCTCGGTGAAGAGGCACTTTTaaattatggaatcatagaattgtacagattggaagggacctctgaaaatcattgagtccaacctccAGATTAGTTGGGCTGTTGCTAAGGACTTGATGAGCATTCCTTCCAACCATGGtcagagcagctggaagcacCTTGCTGGAGTCTCTGTTTATTCTTGATATTTATCCTGTGGGCATTTGCTTTATCTCCTTCCTAATGTGAAATAGCTACAAGAGTTTACATGGAGTGCAACCTCTTGGAGACTTGAGAAGGAACTTGACTAGATTTTGCAGCTCTGAAATCCTGTTGGGCTGTCTGTAGGATTTGGTGTATTTTATGAAGAGAGTTTGACCTGAGCATACCTGGCAGGATAATATCTACATTTGCAGAACCTCAAACTATAGCTCTGGGATATTAATGAGATTGAATGGCAATGCAAATGCCACTGATAATACATTGATATAAAAATTGTTAATATAATCTTCATCAGGAGACACTACTTTGTAACACAGTACTGTGTAATGCATTGAGAAATAACCTTTTGTTTTGAGTGGACTTAGCAGTACCAACAGTGATGAGGTATACTGGAACATGGTCAAGTTCATTTTCTAGCAAAAGACTTCAAAtactcttttttatttcttaaaagccAACTGAAAGTGTAGGTCGGTGGGATCTGTGTAGCAGGGAGAACTTCACCTTTTCAGAGTAATCTGAATCAGAAGGAAGATGATAGGTTCTTAAACAGAGAAAGTAGAATATGGATTTAGTTTGTGCTCGTGCTATAGGCTAGATTTGGATCTCTACCTGAGCAAATGTACTACAGTTTCTGGTGGTCTTGCTGTGAGGCAAAGGATGTGATGAAATATGATGGCTTGTAGCTTGTGCAAACTTGCTGTGAAGTGCAGTGtgttattaaaaacagtaaCTTATACTGTATGATAGAGGAACGTGAAACAGGCTCTGAAGAGCTTTTCTGGTTATACTGGAGTTGATTTGTTGCCCTTGCAGTTCAGCATTTGTACCAGAAATCTGTTAGCTGAATTCATGCTCATAACTTGTGGTAGAAGAAAGATTTAAACTTAAGTGTGAAGTATTGAGCAGACATTCTGACTGTTCATTGTTAAAATGAAGGatagttgtttcttttccataaagTGAAAAAGttgtatatatttacatttattcttGTGAAAAGATGCATTTGATTGTAAAGAACAGCAATTATGCCATGTTTCAGAGGCAATATTGCAGTCCACAGTTGATATTAATCATATGTCTGGCATAAATAATGCTTAATTAAGCCTTCAGGGCTTTGATATGTAGAACAATTCTGAAATGAGGAGGCTTACTTAGTTGGCCTTTAGTAAAGCACCACTTGACTGAAGCATAGTCATAGTTTCATTTGTCAAAGTAATAAtccccttcttcttcctcttgttATATGTAGGAACTGGCAGAAAATTAAATACGTGAATCCTAGACTACATATTACTGACTTATCAGCTCTGATTTGGCTAGATTGATAAGAATACATGTCAGTAGTTGCTGTGATGTAGCTGCTCAGCTGTTGgtttacagttgtttttttgtttgctttttttggggggggcgGTTGTGGCACCATGATAATCATGCTTGTTAGCACCCTCAGTACTCTTATGAGGCCAACAAACTCATGCTTAATTCTAACTACGTTTTGAGTTGGCATGTGCTGACATGGTTCTGTCACCCTTGCTCATTCCTGATGATGTGCCTTGCAGTGAATAGTCAAACTTGTAGTCGTTACAGATGTGATGAAATAAGTAATTGACATACAGGTAATTACTCAGTtacctgtgctgctcctgaatGTACTGTGcatgctgtttctctgcagtaAGCTGTGAAGGAGGCTGTCAAAATGGCGGGGAATGCATCTCTGTCAATGGGGTTGTGAAGTGCCTTTGTGCTTCTGGCTGGACAGGATCAAGGTGCCAGGAAGGTGAGTACTGCTTCATCTTTACCACAGCTGATTGAAGTGCTGACAGTCCCTAAACATTGTAAGTCCTGATGGCAGCCTAATGAGACTCAAgtagtaaaaacaaaatttgctgGATAGATCACTGAAGTagtttcaagtttttttttgtctcaggatatatcaataaaaatgtaacagcagtaacaaaaacattttaaaaggattaAGAGGCTAATAACTATGGAAGTGTCACTACATTATGACAGAATCAAAGAACCTGCATTACTGGTATGtattcagaaaaaatactgtCAAGTTATTCCACATTAAAGTGTGCATATGTTAACATTTAAACTTAAATActttgtatatgtatattttctttttcctttttttaaattaaaaaaaaattttttttttgtttccctggTCCTGGAGATGCCTTTGGAGTAATACTAGTTGAGCATCTGACCtggaataaaatgtattttgccaTTTTGATTTGTATcattctgaatatttcattCTGTCAGGATTCTTTTGTATCAGTTTTATAAATCCTGTTCTCTTTCCCATTCTTTTCTTCTAGCAATTTGCCCTCAAGGTTGCCGGAATAATGGAGCTTGTGTGGCTCCTGGGATTTGTAGCTGTCCAGCTGGATGGGTCGGTGGAGCATGTCACTTAGGTAAATAacttctgacatttttcttgtATCCCTTCTCTACTTGTTTGATTTATACAGTACAGTGTTCAAATCTTCAGTGCCTAACAAAGCTGCTAGAAGTGTCTTAGAACAGTAAAtgagaagttcttctgcatacTGGGGATCTTATGTATATGTGTCAGGAATAGATAGCTTTTTACCTTGGTCAGAAAAACATAACTTTTTCACTTCAACTGACTTCAAATTCAGATCTCATTTGTTGCCAAATTCATTACTTTGAAAacactgtatttctgaaatatttactgtaAACTGAGGTTCCAGTCTAAAGAACCAAAGAACAGCCATTATAGAAATGCTATTACTATTGATATTGTTTAGAAACTTCAGTAAATTTTACAGATGTGGAGAACTGAAACTTACTTTTCACTTTGAAGATAAATTGGGAGAATCAGCTCTaggtgtttttaaaaaagcaagagaaagttTTCTGTACTCAAAATTCCTACTGAGCAAGTACTTGCCTTTCAGAAAACTTTGATTCACAAAAGCAGATGAAGGTTATAAaatctgctcagagctgcatgGCCCTGTGTGCCTGTAACAGTGCTGCCCTGATGCCAAAGGTAATAGTCCTGAGGCTGAAAAAAGGagagctttttgtttgctttctgggaTGCTGAGAGATAACTCACTTAAATGTTGCTTTTGACCTGGATATGGTAGGTGCAAGGTCTCTGGTTTAAATCCTCCTGCATATGTAATATTTGTGTGATTCAAGGAGTGCAGATTTGCTAGTATTAGCTCTTCTGCAATATGTATGTTGTCCAACAAATAATAACAAACAAATGTTCCCATTTGATTGGGAAAATGCTTATTCTTTGTATTCAACAGTGTATTGAGATAGAGGGTGATGTTAAAAGGTAAGTATGGGATGTAGAAATTGCAGAATGCCTGCTTCCACTCCCTGCACCAGCAATAACGGTAGAAGTACTCAGGTTCTGAATATCAAAATAACAACCGTGCCTGAATTAACTAAATCTTTTTCCGATTTGACTTCTCTTAGCAAAGGTGCTTACAAGAAAATTGCAGCCCTCTTGTGTGTTATCTTGACTGCTGTATGACAAGAGGGTGTGCTTATGGCTGTGCCTGCTTAGTTGACCACTGCCTTTCTGGTCCTCCACTCCTCCTAAGGAAGGATGGCAATGTGTAAGCAGTACCTAGTGCATAGAAACTGTTTGCATGTGGATCTGTGGATCCAAAAACTGCCTTGAAGAAGTTTCAGCAGAAATTTTTATTGCTCCTTGTAGAAGAAATGCTAAATCAGGGCTTGAACTAGTGATCGAGCACCTGGTGTGAAGGCAGGGCCATCCCAGGGGGGCTCTGATGCATGCACCTAAGTAACTGGtggggtggagccaggatccaccccagacctcatttaaggtttggcagtggaggcaaaaGTATCTCTCACTGGAGATCTTTGTGTACCTGATGCCTTCCAAGggtaagcagatttttttttttccttcttttctttgtttttgtatcCATGGCTGCTTCGTTTGAGCTTGttttcacttgctgcagcccaggactttgctactctgctgttattgctgcgctttccatcacattatagtTTTACATTCCCTCACTCTCATGGAGACATCCATCTAAAAGGCAGTCTGAACTTTaaagaacaacagaaatgaTGGTATTTCAAATGGGGAATGGAGCACAAATAAGACTAGATGTACTGTGGCTGTATTCCAGTGAAGGCCATGATGCTATAAATTGAGAAGCATTCCTTTTGGTTCTTCCattgtgcttttatttatgCTGTCCCAACATGGTCCACCAGGGAACAATTGTGTTAGTACAGTAAGACGAAGAAAAATGATCATGTGTTGTGCAGAAGATGTATTGTGTGTCTGGTATCTCATTTCAGCTGTATGTAAACTACCTTGTCAACATGGAGGAAAATGCATAGCTCCGAACGTGTGCAGATGTCGACTGCCCTACTCTGGTCTACAgtgcacaaagaaaagaaaggaatgaaacaGCTTCAGCAAAGATAAGCTGTAATTTCTTGTAACTCTTCATGCAGAGATAAAATCTGAGGGAAGAGATAGGGAGGAACTTAAGTGGTAATTAGTTGAAGTCAGGTAGCTTTTTGTCTTTAGTATTCTGAGTAAATTCATTTCTCTATGGAAAGAGAAGTATTGCTGATAGTAataaagctgttaaaaatatcCAACTGTGTGTAGTGTATGATGCACTCTACTGTATGTGTAGTatatgtttttctgctgttctcactTTTCTTCGTAAGCAGAGCTATTATGTCGTGGTTGATAGAGCTGAACTTGAAGTAAAACTTACTCTTCcaataaaatacttcagatcGGATGTGTGCTCTTctatttgattatttatttttcagactggAATTGTGGTGTTTTATTAGCAATGTGCTTTTTCAAAAAGCACGTGAAACAAAACCTCCTTAATTCAGATTATAAGAAGGGGTTGTTAGTGCAAGTATAACTTACTTTAGTTAAGATGACACAGTTGAAAAAGAAGCATGAAGTTTGCTGATGTTTCAGAAAGATGCAAACTGCAAGGCATCTTATAAAAATCCTGATTATTGATTTGTGTATACTTCCTGCCCCTCACTACAATCAGATTTGATCTTCATCAGttaagctttatttaaaaaaaaaaaaaaaaaaaaaaaaaaatacacattaagACAGTTCTACTGTTACCTTCTAAAAGCTTAATCCATGCTAATACCCTAAAAGAGTCCTTATCTTGACCACTCTTACAACTGTAGTATCTGATCATTTCTCTGCTtccaatttatttcttttccttatccaAGTAAGATAGGGGAAGTCTTTATCTTCCTTACAGAGATGTAGGCATTGATGATTCACGTTCAAGATTGTGTCTGCAGGAGCAACATAATGGGGATCTATTGGCCTGCAGTGAGGATGAGCCCTTCTTGCTGCACATCACCTGCATAGAGGATGCTGAGGCTTCCCTCCTGGGCATTTTGGCCTCATTTGGGTTttgcaaaaccaaaaagccTTCTGAGAAGATTGCAGATCTGATTGAGACTTCAACAaccactgtgctgtgttttgtctgTCCTATTTCTTGAAAGCTACAGCACAGGAAAGCTTTGCCAAAACACGCAAGTTGAACCAGGCCAAACATGGTATCCCTGTCCAAGGGAAAATGAAGGCTGCATTTTTCCAGGGATAACAAACTGACAAACATtgactggaaataaaagaaatgggGCATTCATGTTTACCAAACTTGTCtagaacagaaacaaagcataGTGAAGACAGATGGAAGACATTAAATGGTATATTTATAAGGctgctattttcttttatgaagtAGTTGCTGCTCTGTGTAGTTGAGAAGCCTTTCTCCACCCTTGCTTCAGAGGCTGTTGTAACTAGTTCACTTGAAACCTGCTAGATGCTTTTCTTATGGATGATTTGCTGCCGTGAACGTGGGACAGAACGAGAGGAATGtatttttttggtgcttttaCTGTGATGCACTGAATGTTTCAGACAtgctggttaaaaaaaaaaaaaaagtggttttcaCAGATGGAACAAGATGACTTCATCAATACTACTTGAAGAGGTTTTATGACAGTGAAATTCTGTATCTGTATCACAGCTTGCTATGATAATCAAGCAAAACTTTAGTAATTCAGAAGTGAAGCTGAATACCTTAGATGAAATGCTAGTTGCAGGGCAGtcaatgaaagaaataaatggcaTCAGCCCCAAGATTTCAGAGAAAGTGAGTAGAAATATGTAAATGTAAAGATATCTCAGCATTGTTCTTGGAAAGCCTGACTATCAGTAGAGAAGCCAAACGTGAGAGTAGTAATTAGAACCTAAGAGACATATTATAGGCATATACCACAAAGGCCTATGAAGCAGACCTGTAATTGGTGTGTCTGA belongs to Lagopus muta isolate bLagMut1 chromosome 7, bLagMut1 primary, whole genome shotgun sequence and includes:
- the LOC125696506 gene encoding von Willebrand factor D and EGF domain-containing protein-like — translated: MARRAGGRGGHRLLLGLWLVLCGMRGGSAQYPQYSRGAGRPLSWGPAAACSPRCLHGGLCLGNGTCLCSKGYEGELCQHATCYPKCKNGGECLRPGKCRCPPGYGGRYCHKVSCEGGCQNGGECISVNGVVKCLCASGWTGSRCQEAICPQGCRNNGACVAPGICSCPAGWVGGACHLAVCKLPCQHGGKCIAPNVCRCRLPYSGLQCTKKRKE